From the Papaver somniferum cultivar HN1 chromosome 2, ASM357369v1, whole genome shotgun sequence genome, the window GCCCAGCATCGATAAGAACAAAGGCATAAAGTCTTAGGTTTCCATCCGATTCTAACCTAAGAAATGCGAAAGTAAATACTGAATCTATTGTGTTAAGTATAACTCTTCTTGTTTGCTTAGCGAAACCGAGGGTTAAGAAGAAAGTAGTATTACCAGTTGCCATTGCATCAGAATTTGGTTGAACTAGATTGACTCTTTGAACGGCATGCAATGTTGCATTTAAGAGACCCATTGCTCCCCAACCTGCATATTGAATGAATTTTGATGAAGTGTTTAGCAACATTATTAATCCTTTTTTGTCGTCAGTCATCATACTATAACGCAAATTATGGCTAACGAGTTTTGTGCCAGAGTTGAGCTCCAGTGATTGGCCTACTAAGAGACTATCAGTTGGATGCTGGAAACTCTGCCAAATAAATCTTCCCTTTTTATCATGAAGTACTAGATTCCCACTAGGTTTCATAGAAATACTAGTAACACCTTTGTTTGTTGTGTTAGTTTGCCAACCGATACGACCATCAGCGTTTGCAAGGACTAAGTTACCATCACGACCAAACGTGAGAGTAGCGTTATCGCCAACATGGTCGTTGAGATTGGCAGTCCAAACCCAACGAATTGTCATGAGATCATCGAATTCAGTAGCACCTATTCCGAAAAAAAATGCATTCGGTGTGGTGTTATAGAAATACAATGCGAACGGGTAAACGAAAGCATGTTTCAATTGGACCAAACGATAATCAGCCCCGTTTTCGCCTGATCCCCCGAAATAGTATTCATTAACGTCGCCTTCTATTTTGAattgaaaagttttggttttggaAACTGTAGATTCAACAAACACACTGGaactacaacaaaagaaaataatacataacaaaagaaaatgTGGAAGAAGGGAAGCCATGTGATTGTACGTAGAGGGACTTATTTGTATTTGTAAGTGGCGATGATGAAATGTTAATGATTAAGTTTGTGTATTTATAGGATTATATGATGAAAAATGAATACTATTTAATGAGAGGACAAGTTTTAGATCTATAACATGCACAAAATCCCATGGTTTTAAGAAAATACAGACTCCAAGTCAATGGTTTTGTCATTCCAGGGGACAAAACGGTGCATGGGTACGAGGTGAAGTTAAATGAAATCCAGATTGCAATATGTATGTTTATAGTACTTAATTTGCAGATCTGATATTTGTTTAGAGCTTTGCTATCTAAGAGACTAGGATTAATTGCCTTGTCCTTTTACGCAAGCCCCTGACACAGGGCATACGCATATATAGCGGCATTGGGTGTGCCACAATACACGTTGTAGAATATATAACATGCATTTGTTCTTGAAATTTTTTTTGCAGTGGGTCATTTTTGTTCCATTCATCTGCCGAATGGTCTTAGAACTTGTAATGAGGTGGTTCTCAAGCTTGCCTCTTAAAAGCAACCAACTTTTTTATTGGACCAATATTGGTAGTGATTTCTTTTTAATGGTAGTGATTTAGTGATGTTAGATGATGAGACGTGGATAAAAGAAGCTAAACTTGAAAATATAGATATTTGCTTCAAATTCTGagttaaaaattgattttttgttAGGTGGAGAGCAAAAATTTTTTTAATTCGACCAAATTATCCATGATGAGATTTTACCACTCTTAGGCCGCCAATTTCTCCCGCCACTATGGAGTCAACCACGGGCATCGATCATCACCCAAAAGAAAACACATCCATTAGTGTTATTTCGTCAAACTCTGCAATTacagagagagagaaaaagattAAATAAGCAAAATTATTGTCATCAAAAAGTTTATCTAATCAGTTTTACACAATCGACGAAGAACCATATTTGAATTTGAAGAATAAGTCAAATCCTCATAAGATGAATCAGCACCACAccacagatttttttattttattttcgttcTCCTCGTTACTCCTTCCGTTCTAATGAAGCTTCCACTCCTTTAGATTCCCACCCGTTGAATCATGGTTATTCAAGCATTATGTTGTGTCGGATTTTTGGGCACGTCATGATCTCTAAGTTAATGAGTATCTAAAGCAATATGTCTGTGAGAGAACAATAAAGCAATGTCTGTGAGTTAACGTAGAAAACATAACTtagatttatatttttaattctCTATTAAGAACTTAGGGTTTAAAATCAGTATTTGTATCTGATGCCTTTTTATGGTATTTTAGCTTCTTTGTTCTCATATTAGGTTCATCGTGATCTGTTTTTCAATTTGATTAACATAAATTAAGCAACAAAATTTTTAATGACACCCGCAGAGATTATCTTGATGGAAAACGGTGTTGGTGGTCGTGGGGTGTGTAGTTGATTGGGAAATCGGTGTACATCCAAATGTCAATAGGGACAGTTTAGTCTAAATCAGAAAATTATGTTGGTTCGGTACGAGTTAGCGAGTCGACTTCGATTTTCGTTTTCCTCGAATCCGTTTCTGCTATCTCTTTAGCAAAAATCCAAAGATTAAAAGGACTAAGGGCCAGATTTCTTGTTCGAAACAGTTGAATCATTTACCTGCAAATGTATTCTGACAATATGGCGATAACAAAGACGGGACAAAGTTAAACCCACCGGCTATTATTAACTCAGGGTACTCATAAATTTGGAATCCAATACATGCAGCATTGGGTGCTCCAAACCTTGCAACTGAGATTCGCTTGCAATTCTAAGATTAAGTGATATGGATTAGATTTGGCTGCTAGATTGGATAAAAAGCGTTGCAGATTATATTAAAACGTCGCCTATTTCTTAACACTATTTCTCTTTCCAGATATATCTTGTATTCCAACAAGTAGCGAGATAGTtttgctgaatggttcagcgcagagaaatttattttttgtttggttttttgAACCGACAGTTGAGATGTTTCATTCAACCGTACATCTACTTTTCACTGTTCCATTACGCGCATTTAGATgatagattagaagaccatatgACTTAGTCTAAAAACTAGGAGGATTCAGGGCCAAATTGTTTGTTGAAAACAGTTGAATAGTTTCGTCTAAATGTATGTATACTGACAATATGGCGAGAACAAATTTAAAATCCACAAATGTTTAGCTGTGCACCGACTTCCATCTGAATGACAAGGAAACTTACGACTGTTCGGATTTGTAGCTTGTGGGGTATTTAGATAAATCTTGAGAAATTGTGTTTGAACTGTTTTTTTTTGGGAACCATCCTTTTTCATGGGGACCATCATTTCAATTTTAGGAGGTATATGAATTAAACCTAAATCATTCCTTATCCAGGTATTTATGTTAATACTAAAATTACCCTTTCTAATTAAGTGAGTGTAATTATTAGTAAGTTAAACGATTAAGATAAGTTAATTAGTGATTAGGAGgttaaatttaaaaagaaaattagaataataattattgagagagaagaagaagaagagggttttagatttttttttcttgagatgGTTCATTTTGAAATGAGGGTTTGGGTATATAagtatacttcaaatttagttaatgttgcttgaattggccaaaacttttgaaaaaatgaaaaatttatagACTGATTTCGGCTATGGCATTAAAGTTTGGCTAcgacatctgaagaacaggtaaccgaactcatcgGCAACTGTAGTTCAGCTAATGATTCTGAAGACataggtagccgaactcagctttaatggagtttttgctttcagagaaaagttcggttatgaccaaaaaattgcgacgtaaccaaaatcaatatataggttttcagagaaaagttcggtcaGGATAAAAAAATTGCGATGTAGTCGAACTCAATATAcagttttcagagaaaagttcggttagaagACAAAATTTCGACGTAACAAAACCAAAAGTTCGGCTCGGAGAAAAAAAACTGCAACGTAACTGAACTAAAAGTTCGTCTAGGAAATTAAAATTTCGGCTAGGAActttttttttgcgaaatagccGAATTATTCTTCATGTTATTCGGCTCCATCAGGTTCgactagttcgacaaagttttacACAAACTTCCTAACCGAAGTTGTCTTTGCAACTTCTATTTTTAACTCATTTTGATTATATCACTTATAAAAATTTACAAATAATGGTTTCGTGGAAATTTCTTTGAATCGACGACGACAAGGAAgaggaaaaaagagaaaaagatgaGCCTctaaaagtaatgggtttgt encodes:
- the LOC113352740 gene encoding EP1-like glycoprotein 2; this translates as MASLLPHFLLLCIIFFCCSSSVFVESTVSKTKTFQFKIEGDVNEYYFGGSGENGADYRLVQLKHAFVYPFALYFYNTTPNAFFFGIGATEFDDLMTIRWVWTANLNDHVGDNATLTFGRDGNLVLANADGRIGWQTNTTNKGVTSISMKPSGNLVLHDKKGRFIWQSFQHPTDSLLVGQSLELNSGTKLVSHNLRYSMMTDDKKGLIMLLNTSSKFIQYAGWGAMGLLNATLHAVQRVNLVQPNSDAMATGNTTFFLTLGFAKQTRRVILNTIDSVFTFAFLRLESDGNLRLYAFVLIDAGPDIRSFRAWVTPYAFFGDTVKECALDSKCGSSGKCDRKLCSACPRNSTSGCLITPRRK